In one window of Microcaecilia unicolor chromosome 9, aMicUni1.1, whole genome shotgun sequence DNA:
- the LYZ gene encoding lysozyme C: MKTLLLILGAFLTLPASDGKVFERCEFAARAKSLGLDGFRGYSLPNWVCTAFHESRFNTRATNFNRIDNSTDYGILQINSRWWCFDGKTPRSKNACGINCSELMTDDITASVICAKRVVSDPAGMGAWVAWRNYCQGRDLSEWIKGCRLDAIGF; the protein is encoded by the exons ATGAAGACCCTGCTGCTGATTCTGGGTGCTTTCCTCACCCTTCCAGCTTCAGATGGGAAAGTCTTTGAAAGATGTGAGTTCGCTGCCAGGGCAAAGAGTCTTGGACTGGATGGCTTCAGAGGATACAGCCTGCCAAACT GGGTGTGTACAGCGTTCCATGAGAGCAGATTCAACACAAGAGCAACAAACTTCAACCGGATCGACAATAGCACAGACTATGGTATCCTACAGATTAATAGCCGCTGGTGGTGTTTTGATGGAAAGACTCCAAGATCCAAAAATGCTTGCGGTATTAATTGCAGTG AACTGATGACAGATGACATTACTGCATCTGTGATTTGTGCAAAGCGGGTGGTGAGTGATCCTGCCGGCATGGGTGCATG ggtGGCATGGAGAAACTATTGTCAAGGAAGGGACCTGTCCGAGTGGATTAAGGGCTGCAGACTAGATGCCATTGGATTCTGA
- the YEATS4 gene encoding YEATS domain-containing protein 4 has translation MFKRMAEFGPDSGGRVKGVTLVKPIVYGNVARYFGKKREEDGHTHQWTVYVKPYRNEDMSAYVKKIQFKLHESYGNPLRVVTKPPYEITETGWGEFEIIIKIFFIDPNERPVTLYHLLKLFQSDTNAMLGKKTVVSEFYDEMIFQDPTAMMQQLLTTSRQLTLGAYKHETEFADLEVKTREKLETAKKKSSFEIAELKERLKASRETINCLKSEIKKLEEDDQSKDI, from the exons ATGTTTAAGAGGATGGCGGAGTTCGGGCCTGATTCTGGAGGGAGGGTGAAG GGGGTTACTCTTGTGAAGCCTATAGTCTATGGTAATGTTGCTCGTTATtttggaaagaaaagagaggaggaTGGACATACTCATCAGTGGACCGTGTATGTCAAGCCTTACAGAAATGAG GATATGTCTGCATATGTGAAGAAAATCCAGTTTAAACTACATGAAAGCTATGGAAATCCTTTAAGGG ttgTTACTAAACCACCTTATGAAATTACAGAAACTGGTTGGGGTGAATTTGAAATAATTATCAAAATATTCTTCATTGATCCAAATGAAAGACCT GTTACTTTGTATCACTTGTTGAAACTGTTTCAGTCTGATACcaatgccatgctgggaaaaaagACCGTGGTATCAGAATTTTATGATGAGATG ATTTTCCAGGATCCTACAGCCATGATGCAGCAGCTGTTGACAACGTCTCGTCAGTTAACACTAGGTGCCTATAAGCATGAAACAGAGT ttGCTGACCTTGAAGTTAAGACCAGGGAAAAGCTAGAAACAGCCAAGAAGAAAAGCAGCTTTGAGATTGCTGAGTTGAAGGAGAGACTTAAAGCAAGTCGTGAAACAATCAACTGCTTAAAAAGTGAGATCAAGAAACTTGAAGAGGATGATCAATCCAAAGACATTTAA
- the SSNA1 gene encoding Sjoegren syndrome nuclear autoantigen 1, with product MSQQGAALQTYNNELVKCIEDLCGKRDELNRQIMVDEEEKNKLQNDIRILTEKLARVNESLARKMASRNEFDRTIAETETAYMKILESSQTLLNVLKREAGILAKPGELKSSGPATQPKDG from the coding sequence ATGAGCCAGCAGGGAGCAGCTCTGCAGACGTATAACAACGAGCTGGTAAAATGTATCGAAGACTTGTGCGGTAAAAGAGATGAACTGAATCGGCAGATTATGgtagacgaggaggagaagaacAAACTCCAGAATGACATCCGTATCCTCACTGAGAAACTGGCTCGGGTTAATGAGAGCTTGGCCAGGAAGATGGCATCACGCAACGAGTTTGACAGAACGATTGCAGAGACAGAAACCGCATACATGAAGATCTTGGAGAGCTCACAGACTTTGTTGAATGtgctgaagagagaagctggcatCCTGGCCAAACCTGGAGAGTTGAAGAGCAGTGGGCCAGCAACACAGCCCAAGGACGGCTAA